The Solea solea chromosome 19, fSolSol10.1, whole genome shotgun sequence genome has a window encoding:
- the ak1 gene encoding adenylate kinase isoenzyme 1 has translation MADKIKDAKIIFVVGGPGSGKGTQCEKIVAKYGYTHLSSGDLLRAEVASGSERGKHLQAIMQKGELVPLDTVLDMIRDAMIAKADVSKGYLIDGYPREVKQGEEFEKKIGKPFMLLYVDAKAETMVKRLLKRGETSGRTDDNEETIKKRLDLYYKATEPVISFYEVRGIVRKVDSELPVDEVFSQVSQAIDSLK, from the exons ATGGCAg ACAAAATTAAAGATGCCAAGATCATCTTTGTTGTGG gTGGACCTGGGTCTGGAAAGGGCACACAGTGTGAGAAGATCGTAGCAAAGTACGGATACACCCACCTGTCGTCTGGGGATCTACTCCGTGCAGAGGTGGCTTCTGGCTCTGAGAGGGGCAAGCATCTCCAGGCCATCATGCAGAAAGGAGAACTTGTGCCTCTG GACACAGTCTTGGACATGATTAGGGATGCCATGATTGCCAAGGCTGACGTCTCCAAGGGCTACCTCATCGATGGCTACCCCCGTGAGGTGAAGCAGGGAGAGGAGTTTGAGAAGAAG ATCGGCAAACCCTTCATGCTGCTGTACGTCGACGCCAAAGCAGAGACGATGGTCAAGAGGCTTCTGAAGCGCGGCGAGACCAGCGGTCGCACTGACGACAACGAGGAGACCATCAAGAAGCGTCTGGACTTGTACTACAAAGCAACTGAGCCTGTTATTTCCTTTTACGAGGTCCGAGGTATCGTGCGGAAG GTGGACTCTGAGCTGCCAGTGGATGAAGTCTTCAGCCAAGTGAGCCAGGCCATTGATTCACTAAAGTAA